From the genome of Capra hircus breed San Clemente chromosome 21, ASM170441v1, whole genome shotgun sequence:
CAAACTTCCGAAATAAATTTTCTGAAGTGCCGATTCAACCAGGCTGCTCTCTGCTTTAGATCCAACAGACAGTGAAGTCCAAACTTCTTAATATCACTTTCAGAGCCCTTCAAGATCTTTCCCCTCTTGCCTGAAGTCCAGGGAGGCCAAACCCCTTCAGTTCTGGCCCCCCAGTTCTCCCATGCATGCGttgtgctctctctctttctctctctgaaatcTTCACCCCTCACTTGTCTACTTTCTGCATCCAAGTTCCAGCTTCCTGACACTCTCTTTACCATACAAGGTGCTTAGGGCTGCTTCCTTTTACATTCTTTATCAGTCTAATCCCACTTGACATTATAAATATTTACCTATCTTTCCCCCAGTTCCCCTTGAGGGCATGACCTGTGTCTTATTACCATACAGGGCTTAACCATGGTAGTGGTTAATAGTAAAACCTGGAGAACTAACTAGTAATAACTTTCAAAGAACTGCTTTGGTCTTTCATGTTCAACTATCCCACTTAATCTTCACACTGTTATCTGATGTCTTTAATATTGTGCTTCACAACTTACAGATACACTTTCTCATTTGAACCTCACAGCAACCCTCTGAGGGGAGGAGGGCTGGCACTGCTATTATTGTTGTTAGCATTTTGCACCCGAGGGAGCCAGGACTTCTTCCCAGAGTTCTTTGCTTTAAATCAGCATGGACCCCAAAAACCCCCTGCCAAAAGGATCTGAGAACAACAGTTTCCATGGACGCTTCAGGCCACAGGAAGACTAGCAGTCAGGAGCCAGGGTGCTTGTCTGGTTGTGCCTCTTTGTTCCACAGCCCCAGCACTTCTTTTGCCAGTTTATCTGTGGGTGCCAGTGCCTGAGCCGCCCGGCCCCACAGGGAATTAGGGTGAGGACAGAGAGGCAGGGTTGCTCAGGACCTAACCTCAGGGTGTGTGGTGGCAGTGGGCATAGACACATGTCTTGGGGATGGGACCTTTGAGACTGTCAGGCTTGTCCAAACGAGGTGGGAAAATGAAGCCAGACAGGCTCACCAagtgaaaacaagaaaagagaagaacATACAGAGTATgttttttaagccagtttttaggtggggagagaggaaatTATTTGAAAGGTCAACTGGGAAGGCCGAGGTGGCTAATATCCCCACCCCCTGAGAGGCCCCGGGACACCCAGGGAGAAGCCAGTCTACTGTTCCCCCTCCAGTGACACAAATGACCCAGCCAGGGAGCCCTATGCCACCAGACTTCCTGGGCAGGAGGGGCAATGACTAAACAAAGGAGGACTGGCACTCAGCAGACCAGCAAGGTTTCAGATTTCTGCAGGCGCCAGCCCAGGTTCCGGGTCCCCTGCCCCAGGGGAGGGCGGGAAGCCACCTGGAACACTGCAGAGATAAGCACTTAATGGCGACGGGTGTAGCTGGCACCCAGGGTGGAGTGCAGGTGTGCAGGCTCCTGCCCGACCTgcccaaagcaaaataaatgaaaagcagagaggaggaagaggggaggggaggagggtggcGAGAGGAAGCAAGTGAATCTGAGGAGCTACAGAGCAGGAGCAGGGAGGGGCGGCAGGTCCAAGGGCTCACCCTGAGAACTCACAGGATGGTGCTCGCCTTCCCTGCgcttctggattttctcagtgTCCCCGCGATGGAGCTAGGTCTAATTGCAATAATAaccttagtttttattttcttattgagaTATGActgacatataatattgtataagtttaaggtgggtttccctggcggctcagacggtaaagaatctgcctgcaatgcaggagatctgggttcaatcactgggtcaggaagatcccctggagaagggaatggcaacccgctccagtattctggcctgggacatccgaggacagagagcctggtgggccacaatccataggatcacaaagactcggacacaactgagcgagtaacacacacatataatgatAACTTTCAGAGACACAATGATGGGGGGGAAAGACCAGAAAGGTACGTGGCAAATGTTAACAGAGAGTTCTTTTGGAATGGGGAAGCtatcagtgatttttcttttgtttctttttcacttttctgttcttTCCAAATTAGCTAAGATGAGCACACATGATCTGAAGAACTACAGGAACAAAATACAAAAGAGTGGCTCCCTAtccttaaaataacaaaaatacgcCATAGGAATGAAGGAGGAGAAGCTGAGGGGCGTCAGTGTGACTCGGAACAGGAAGAAAAGATTCGGGACAGTGAGCGGGTGAGGGCCTAAGAAGGGGAAATACGGGGCCAGGGAATGTGAGGGCCTGTTTAGGGGGCAGCCTCTACGAAGTGCTTCCCAGTCGTCCTGGGACCGACCTGAGTGGGCCCTGCCTCACCGTCCCCAGGCTCTCAGGCCAGCAGCAGCTTCTGCCTGGTCCCCACAGTGCCGCAGTCACtgtcctcccagaatcctcccaGGTCCCCTTCCCCGGACGTCCCTCCAGCCTCTGCTTGCGGACTTGCTAAGATGATTTAAATGAAGAGACCTGGGATCCAGCATTCCAGAAAGGCTAATTAAGAGGAAATCACAGTTCATTCTCTTGTGGCCGAGGCCCTTCTAGGAGGAGAGAAAAGACAGGAAGGGCCCAGCCACAGAGGACCATAAGCAGTAAGTAGCTTGTTAGCACAGAAAAAGAACACGGGtgataaataaagtatttttattgtCTCTTCCCAAGATGCACAGAGCTTCCCTTTGCCCCCAGGTAGGCcaggaagaggacagcagaggaacaaagataaaacacacctccaggaggagaagaaggcaagGTGGGCCTGAGGGGTGGATAGGGGGGCTGAAAGGGCAtctggaggtggggcagggaaggAGTTGGGCAACTGGAGGGCCTGAGGAGGTGAGCGTGAGGCTCAAGGAGCCCTggctgcagcaacaaagatgtcCTTGTACCCCTTAATCTCTTTGATCTCGTTGCTGCTGACGAGGACTTGGAGCTGGCGGGATCCGGCTTTGATGGGGTAGAGGTCCACTTGAATTTTGATAGTGTGTCCGGCCACCAGAGTCCCAAGGCTGCAGGTCAAAAAGGGCCTGTTAGAGCCTGGAATAACTGCTGGGGTGAGTGTTCTGGATTCTGCTCTTGGTCAGTaagcacctcccaccccaccctaccccacccacACCACCTACCGAGCTCAACCTTTTCTGGAGGAAGGTGGGAAGGTGGGGGCAAGGAGGCATCCTCCAGGAGTCTAAGGACCATCCTATGAGCCCACAAGATTCCCCTTATCAAAGACCAGCAGGAGACAGGTGGGTGGCCACAGGACTTACTCATTTGATATCTGCCCGCTGACGAGGCCACTGCCCTCCAGCACCATTGTGCAGTGACTCAGAGGCACCGAGAGGGTGTTGGTGAGTGAGATGTGGACTCTCAGTGCCTTGCCCACCTCAGCCCTCTCAGACACCTGTGTGGAGAGAAAACAAGGATATCGTGGGGATGTGGCCTCCTTCCTGCACTCGGTTCAGCGAACTCCATCCATCTGTTGACCACCAGGGACTGCTTATTTAGGGGTTAAGATGCTGCAAGGGAGAGAACAGAAGCCCAGGGTATTCGTGGTTATCACATACCCTGGCCTGTCTTATAAGCTCACAGTACTTCTGGAAGCCACCGCCAATGGGGAATTGGCACCAAGGTGAAATCTATTCCCTCCCCATCATCTAGCTCAGGATGGCAGTTAGATTTCAACTTAAGTGCCAGCTCCAATCTGTTAGTTGTGACTGATAGGAATACTGTGTTAAAAAGGATCTTaagattatccttcaattaaaaaataaataaatttacaaaaaaaaaaaaggatcttgAGAACAATCAAGAGTCAGTGAGAGAGTTGTGATTGATTAGTAATGTCTGACACAGGCATGGGATGAGGAAGTGGTGTCATGCATGCCATCCATATGCCACCAATGATGTCATTCTGAGGCCAAGGTCCCAAGAAATGTTAATGGCAGAGCCCAGACCTGACCCAGGTGTCccagaccccagccagggtctTTCTCCCACTCTGCTCTGTCTCCACGTACATCAGCAGACCcactctgagtctccccaggtgcgCTCCATGCATCACCTGTGAGGGCTGTGTCATAGGGCAGTCATGGCCTTGGTCTGTGAGTGGGAGGCAGGGGTGCCATCCTACTCACTTCTTGAGCCCCAGTGCCTAGCACACTGCCAGCCACATGATGGCTATCTGGTAAACAAGTCTTGAACGGAAATGACTCGACCACCCAGATCCTACTGGGAGCGTGTTCTGGCTCAATCAGAGAATCACAGAAAAGGAACACACTGTGGCTCCCCTGGAACTCACAGAAAAGAAACGAGTCCTTTGTATTCTAGTGAGTGTGCCAGAGTTGAACAAGATCAAAATAGCTTTGGTATCCAGCAGAGTCATACAAATCATTCCATGGTTCCTTAGCAATATGCTCAGTCACacccaattctttgcagccccatggaccttagactgccaggttcctcggtcTATAGAATTTTCTaagcgagaatgctggagtgggttgccatttcctactctagatcttcccaacccagacattgaacctgcatctcctgcattggcaggcagattctttaacactgagccacctgggaatctcctTCTTACCAACGGGGACCAGTTAATAGCCTAGTTGGCATCTGATGTGTTTGCAGTGGATCCTGCTGTAACCAGGGCTCTGTGTGGTGGGCAGGGCCTCATCTCAGCCCCAGGCTCGTGTCTGCTCTTGTGATTCTGCCCACTGTTCCCCCCGCCCACACCCCCCACTCCGTGGGAGGCTGCCTGATGACCTCACAGCCCAGGAGAAAACTGTCAGGTGGCCAGATGGTTTATGACGTGGAGCCACTCAGTTCTCATTCCCATCGGGATGGAGAGTGCTGTTGACGAATCCTCCAGGTGCACAGGCAGGTGAGGATTAGGCAGTGGGCGAGTCTTTCAGGTAAGAGGGGAGAGTGGGGGAAGGAGgcttcagaggaaggaaaacccTGGTAACAGGAGCTGGGCATcgtccctgccctcctccactgACCCTTCCTCCACCTGTGTTCATTCCCTGTGCAATGGCCTCGCCAGCCCCTCAGGCCTCTGAACTGGAGGTGTGAGGCTcacctttcatttctttccctcttctttgtcACCCCTGTCTTATCAGGTGACAAGGAATTTGTCCTGAGTCTCTCTCAAAACTGTCTCCTCTCCTCCGTCTTCCAGACACTGCCTTTCTTGTCTCTTTGCCTTAAAATGCCTTATTCTCTAGAGTGTCTTCCTGTGCATCCTCCATAAAATGTCACCTCCCCTGGGAAGCGTTCCATTTGCACAGAGCACAGAGATCACACCATACTGCACTCTAATCATCCATTTGGTGTCCAGGACGGGGACTGTGTCTTGTTAGCTGCTGTACCCCCAGCCGCTGGGTTGGCTGAGTCAGAGGGCACCCCCCCAGCCCCTGCTCTGCCCAGATGCCTTACCTCAATAGATAAGTGGGGAGGCTCCAGGGAGATATCTTTTAAAACTAGCATGGACCTCCCTGTCTCCTCCACTTTGGCAATGCCAGACACACGGATCAGCTTTTCATCCGTCAGCTTGTTTCTGTAATTGTTGTAAGGTAGTGAGAGCGGCCACTGTATATCTAAGCACAGACAAAATGCATTTTGAGTCCAGGAATGGGTCTCAGacagaaagagagtgaaaatgtgtatgtgtgtgagagagaatgaGTGTGcgtctacgtgtgtgtgtgtgagaaagagagagatagtGCTTACCCTACACCCCAGCCCCCCGAGGTCACTgctgtgtttccctggtggcagcATCAGAGGTATAGTACCTGGCATTCAACCTCCTGTCAACAGCAGCTTCACTGCCCgatgtatgtgagagagagagagagagtgtgtgtgtgtgtgtgtgtgtgtgtgtgtgtgtactggggGTGACTTGTTCATGGCCCCAAGCTCCCTTCCCTGTAGATGCCTTTCCAGGTCTGCCTCATACTCACCCTCCCCAAAGTCCAGGGTCAAGTGCACTTTCTGTCTCCAGAGGGGCTTCCGGGTACCACCGTTGTGCAGCAGAGTCTGTGCACAGAAGTCCACCACCAGGTGGATGGGCCCCTGGGGGTGGGCTCTGTCTGCCACCCTCCGGGCATGCAGCTTCAGCAGCAGGTCCTGGCCCCACTCAGGCTTCCTGGTCAGGTGAAGCTGCAGCTGTGCCGGCTGGCCCACAGCACCCCCAGACTCCAACAGATCTAGGAATGGTGAAGAGGTCCTCCGTACACCCAGCATTTTCTGGGAGGCCTTCATAAACACAGATCGCTCCTCAGGGGATCCTGACAGAAAGGAGAGCCAGGAAAGGCATCAGTGGGGAGAATTCAGGAGGAACAATGACCTTCTTGGGGAAACAAGGCTCCCAGAAACTCCCAGACCCCCTCCCAAAGCCCCAACCCCAAGAATAGCTGCTGAAAGAGATGATACAGCCTCACAGCTGAGAACACGGGGATGGGTATTGCTGGCCGCTGGGCTCAAACCCTCGCTCCATCATGGTCCCTTCACCTCTTGGTGCAGGACTCTGTCACATTCAGCCCAGGGGTATCTCCTTGCCTCACAGAGTTGCCAAAAATTGGGGTTAAATGAGCTCCTGAATATAAGCACTGGACGCTGTTCTTAGTCGTCTTTTGAGGAGGAGGTGGTTGGGTTAGGTGGTGATGGTTTACACATGAGAGTCATCTTCAAACCCCTTGCCAGGCAAGCAAAGGAGGTAAGAGCTGCCCCCCTCCCTGAAAATCCTGGGGTCCCAGGCACCTTCTGGGTACTTGTAGGAGCTGGTGATGTTCTCGCGCTGGTCTGACCCTACCATCTTGGTGCTGATTTCCTTCCCGATGGAACTGGTGTTATGGGCCAGGATTTCCTGGGCCTGGCCATCCTTCAATAGCCAAACGACTTCATCAGCGTTCACCTCGGCATACACAAATGGGGTATCGTAAGGCAGGTGGATCTCCCCTTCCCTGATGGCCTTCACGGAGGCAGGGCCACAGCGAAACAGCCCTGGGCAGGGAACAGGAGTGGTGGACCACTAACTCGGCTGCTGACAGGTGGGCTAGAGCAAGTGGGGCATGGCCGTGGGAGGcaaaggagggaggtgggatggggagaggcagTGGCATCAATGAGCCTCCTCCACAGGGTGCTCTCCAGTTCCCACGAATTCATCTGATGCTCACAGCCACCCTGGGAAGCATCATCCTCATCTTCCCTCCTTTACAGGGGAGCAAATGACTGAGCGGTCTGGTGACTCACTGGCCCACCCAGCTGTCAATGGCAAAGTTAGACCCCGGACCCGAAGTTGTCTCTGCTACGACTTTGAAAAGTGGACGAAGTGGGACAGGCATCGCTCCCTTTTGGCCTCCTGCTCACGGGGTCAGTCACTTTGATTGGCCTCTCCACAGAGTGAAGGCCCTTCCACAGTGGTCTTCACTCACCGCTGCTGGTTTGCTGGGGAGTGGGGTCCAGAACCTGCCACCCGTTGTATCCTGGAGGGAGGTCTTTCCGGATCATCCAGCACTCATTCCAGACATGGAAATTCCTGCAGAAGGCAGTAAGGAGAAAAGGGCTCACATTTTCAGAGGATTTGCCAGGTATCAGACCCTACACTGAGTGTTTTATATCATTGTTTCTTCTATGTTGTTTACATTTGGAAGTAATTTCAAGCttacagtaaagttgcaagacTAGGATAAACACCACCCATATACCCAGTTCATCTATTGTTAGCGTTTTGCTCCATTCGCTTTAGCACTGGCTTTCTTTCAGATGGAGATTTCCTAGAATAGGGATCTTCCTTTACATAGTCTTACACAGTTCTCAACTTCACacatttaatatttatacttTATCTACCTTATTGTCTATTTTTCAGTGTTGTCAGTTGACCTGATTATGTCCTTTATGGCATTTTTTTTCCACCCAGTGCAGGATCACACATTGCATTTAGTTGGGCAATACCCTTTGTGTCCTTTGAACTGGAAGAGTTCCGCAGGCTCTGTTTTTATCACATTGACATTTTGAACATAGtcttgattgattgatttttatcAGAGTGGCCCTCATTTTGGACTCGCctgatgtttcctcatgattaggTTCAGTCTGTGTGTTCACAGACAGAATTCTACAGGACTGTATGTCCTCCCCAGATAAACTACTGCTCATTGAGCCAGAGAAGTTTCAGCCCTCGAGGAGctcagagagggagggagtgCTAGGGAGAGCAGCTAATTCTCATACAATTCAAAGGTCTTACCTGGAAACTGGCTGGAAAAGCAAAAACAGGAAATCAGATTTGGGGTAGATGAGAGGAGAAAGGAGCCAGGGGAAGCAACGGGAGGTCCAAAAATAAagggacacacagagacacacacagatgccAGCCAGGAGGGAGAGTcgggcagggagaggagaggtCGAGAGAGACCGGAGTAAGTATGCAGAGACAGCTAGTCCTGGCTTTGCcctgagagagaaacagagaaatatgcagacagacagaaaggctcaatgaaggaagaggaagatgagGTCCGTATTCAGAGGGCTCACAATCTGTTCATTTGGTTGCCAACCTCAGAGTACATTAACTCGTAGTCTTCTATGTCTGAAATGAGCTTGATGTGATGATCTGATTAGCCAGAACAGCTTTCTGGCTGAGGACTGGCTGAGCACTGGCAACAATGTATGGGGCAGTATTTCCTTAAGGCCAGAAAGCATCACATCAGAAAGCATCAGAATTTTCCTGCCCTACCTGGAACAGAGCAGAGATCTGCAGGAGACAGTGCCCCTTACCATATTTTGTCTCGCTTCTGAGTTGGCAGCATCTCTGCATGTTGGTCATAGTAGGTGTCGATGGTCAAGTTTGCATCCGAGTTGTGTGCAGAACGGAAATTGGAAACAACACGTGTTGGAACACCTAAGCATCTCATTACTAAAGAGAGGAAACGCATGGGGAATTACCAAATCCATTTCAAGCAGAATCACTGGTCTCACGTACATACTTTCTCACTTCTAAGCTGGAGGAGAGAAAAAAGCCAAAGTGCTTACAGGTTAAACCCTCTTGCAGGTTATACCTCCTTTATCCTCAGAGCACCGCACCCAGGCCCAGAATCCTTGCGGCCTACCTGTCCTATCCATGGTTTCCATTCCACCAGGAGAAAGAAATCACTTGAGGGTCACTTAAAACAATTAACAACAACCCAATTGATCATTGAGGGCTTTTCCCATTCAGCAGCTTTCCAAACCAAAAACAGAGAACCTAAGCATTTGataatttgaaagaaaagaaaaaaaaaaaaaaaatgagacctgTGCTGTGTTCAGAAGAGAAGCAGTGTGACCTTAAGCAGACAGTCCTTAGCTTGTATGTAACAAAATGGAGTTGGACCAGATGATTTTCAGTTCTGAAATTCTGGATCTGTAACTCAATTCAAATGAAAGGGTTTGAAGCAGGtaagaaagaaatcagagtatGGATAGAAGAGCAGGATAGATTTATAGAGATACGCAGAAGACATCAGCGACAAAGGGAATCTTGCATGGACAGTGAGAGAATGACCATCTTCGATAAGACAGCAGCACCCTCTTGTGGCTTCTTAGGAATCACACATACCgtcatcctggagaaggaaatagcaacccgttCCTACTGCCGCCATCAGACACACCTACCAGGGGCAGATGAAATTAACCCAAGAGCCAGATGTGACCTTTGAAACCCAGGCCCCCACCTCTACGGGCAAAGTGAGGAGTTTAGAGAGAGGTTTATCCCACCCCTaaggagcctggcatgatgcagtacgtggggtcacgaagagtcagacatgatttagtgactgaacaacaatccttCTTAGGAGCAAATGGTGCCCATTGAGGCCCCTGTGGGGATGCCAATGCTTTGAAATGTAAGAGGACTATTAAGACTGGCCAGTCTTTTTGTTTCGATTCATTCAAGTGCCCCAAAGGATGCCACCTGTCTGCAATCACCTGTCCACTCCCAGCACAGCTCCTGGGCTTTTCACAAATCTTTGGCAGGGGTGAGAGTCAGACCAGGGCTGCGAGTGGCCAGAGGTAACAGCAGAAGCACCTCTCCCCTCATGCAAAGGCTGTAGATTCTAGGTCCTGGCCGTGGAGAGGCCCAGACGTGGAGCAAAGATGCAGATCcagaccctctccctctcttcgcAGAGTCGAAAGGCCTAAACCCTCCTCCTTAACCCCTGCCTGATCAGGGACATCCCAGCCTAAGGCAAATCTGGCTGTACTAAGTGTGGCCACTGTGCTGAGCATTTTCCAGTGAAAACGAATGAGCACAAGGACGTCACTTGATTTCAGCGCTCATATGTAAACCTCTCTGCTGTCTGCAGCACCTGTACATAACTGCGA
Proteins encoded in this window:
- the TGM7 gene encoding protein-glutamine gamma-glutamyltransferase Z isoform X1, encoding MDEVAALELRSVDLQSAKNNQEHHTQEMGLQRLIVRRSQSFTIQLHFNRPFHSKKDSITFVAETGPAPKELLGTRATFLLTQAQQGNGWSASDFTVHANSLYVSLFTPPSAVIGPYSLKIEISQDPSHSTTHPLGTFILLFNPWSAEDDVYLPSETLLQEYIMMDYGFVYKGHERFITPWPWNYGQFEEDIIDICFEILNKSLYFLKNPSKDYSQRNDVVYICRVVSAMINSNDDSGVLQGNWGEDYSRGVSPLEWTGSVAILRQWAARGGQPVKYGQCWVFAAVMCTVMRCLGVPTRVVSNFRSAHNSDANLTIDTYYDQHAEMLPTQKRDKIWNFHVWNECWMIRKDLPPGYNGWQVLDPTPQQTSSGLFRCGPASVKAIREGEIHLPYDTPFVYAEVNADEVVWLLKDGQAQEILAHNTSSIGKEISTKMVGSDQRENITSSYKYPEGSPEERSVFMKASQKMLGVRRTSSPFLDLLESGGAVGQPAQLQLHLTRKPEWGQDLLLKLHARRVADRAHPQGPIHLVVDFCAQTLLHNGGTRKPLWRQKVHLTLDFGEDIQWPLSLPYNNYRNKLTDEKLIRVSGIAKVEETGRSMLVLKDISLEPPHLSIEVSERAEVGKALRVHISLTNTLSVPLSHCTMVLEGSGLVSGQISNDLGTLVAGHTIKIQVDLYPIKAGSRQLQVLVSSNEIKEIKGYKDIFVAAARAP
- the TGM7 gene encoding protein-glutamine gamma-glutamyltransferase Z isoform X2, with the protein product MAALELRSVDLQSAKNNQEHHTQEMGLQRLIVRRSQSFTIQLHFNRPFHSKKDSITFVAETGPAPKELLGTRATFLLTQAQQGNGWSASDFTVHANSLYVSLFTPPSAVIGPYSLKIEISQDPSHSTTHPLGTFILLFNPWSAEDDVYLPSETLLQEYIMMDYGFVYKGHERFITPWPWNYGQFEEDIIDICFEILNKSLYFLKNPSKDYSQRNDVVYICRVVSAMINSNDDSGVLQGNWGEDYSRGVSPLEWTGSVAILRQWAARGGQPVKYGQCWVFAAVMCTVMRCLGVPTRVVSNFRSAHNSDANLTIDTYYDQHAEMLPTQKRDKIWNFHVWNECWMIRKDLPPGYNGWQVLDPTPQQTSSGLFRCGPASVKAIREGEIHLPYDTPFVYAEVNADEVVWLLKDGQAQEILAHNTSSIGKEISTKMVGSDQRENITSSYKYPEGSPEERSVFMKASQKMLGVRRTSSPFLDLLESGGAVGQPAQLQLHLTRKPEWGQDLLLKLHARRVADRAHPQGPIHLVVDFCAQTLLHNGGTRKPLWRQKVHLTLDFGEDIQWPLSLPYNNYRNKLTDEKLIRVSGIAKVEETGRSMLVLKDISLEPPHLSIEVSERAEVGKALRVHISLTNTLSVPLSHCTMVLEGSGLVSGQISNDLGTLVAGHTIKIQVDLYPIKAGSRQLQVLVSSNEIKEIKGYKDIFVAAARAP